The following are encoded together in the Parabacteroides chongii genome:
- the nifJ gene encoding pyruvate:ferredoxin (flavodoxin) oxidoreductase, translating to MTKQKKFLTCDGNQAAAHISYMFSEVAAIYPITPSSTMAEYVDEWAAAGRKNIFGETVLVQEMQSEGGAAGAVHGSLQAGALTSTYTASQGLLLMIPNMYKIAGELLPCVFHVSARTLASHALCIFGDHQDVMSARQTGFAMLAEGSVQEVMDLAGVAHLATIKSRVPFVNFFDGFRTSHEIQKIEALENEDLAPLIDQKALAEFRARALNPEKPEARGMAENPDHFFQHRESSNKYYEAVPAIVEEYMNEISKLTGRKYGLFDYYGAEDAERVIIAMGSVTEAAREAIDHLTAQGEKVGLVSVHLYRPFSAKHFLAAVPKTAKRIAVLDRTKEPGATGEPLYLDVKDCYYGAENAPVIVGGRYGLGSKDTTPAQILAVYENLALPMPKNQFTIGIVDDVTFTSLPQKEEIALGGEGMFEAKFYGLGADGTVGANKNSVKIIGDNTNKYCQAYFSYDSKKSGGFTCSHLRFGDHPIRSTYLVNTPNFVACHVQAYLRMYDVTRGLRENGTFLLNTVWNGEELAKHLPNKVKRYFAQKNITVYYINATQIALEIGLGNRTNTILQSAFFRITGVIPVDLAIEQMKKFIVKSYGKKGEDVVNKNYAAVDRGGEYTQLAVDPSWANLPDDEVVANNDPAFINEVVRPINAQDGDLLKVSAFEGIEDGTWHQGTAKYEKRGVAAFVPVWEPDNCIQCNKCAYVCPHASIRPFVLDAAEQAAAPFSNSLKATGKQFEGMQFRIQVDVLDCLGCGNCADVCPGNPKKGGKALKMAALETQLAEAPNWDFCAEKVSSKQHLVDIKANVKNSQFATPLFEFSGACSGCGETPYVKLVTQLFGDREMVANATGCSSIYSGSVPSTPYTTNDKGQGPAWANSLFEDFCEFGLGMELANEKMRARLTNAMNEIIAGENAPAEVKEVLKAWVENQNDADKTKELAPQIIAIAEEGITHGCPLSAQIKELSHFLVKRSQWIIGGDGASYDIGYGGLDHVIASGKNVNILVLDTEVYSNTGGQSSKATPVGAIAKFAAAGKRVRKKDLGLMATTYGYVYVAQIAMGADQAQTLKAIREAEAYDGPSLIIAYAPCINHGLKKGMGKSQQEEADAVACGYWHLWRYNPALEAEGKNPFTLDSKEPDWSKFQDFLKGEVRFASLTKQFPAEAGELFQAAEDNAKWRLNNYKRLAKQQWGVEE from the coding sequence ATGACAAAACAGAAGAAATTTTTGACCTGTGATGGTAACCAGGCTGCTGCTCATATTTCATATATGTTCAGCGAAGTAGCCGCTATTTACCCCATCACTCCGTCGTCTACAATGGCAGAATATGTAGACGAATGGGCTGCCGCCGGACGTAAGAACATTTTCGGCGAAACGGTTTTGGTACAGGAAATGCAATCAGAAGGTGGTGCTGCAGGTGCAGTTCACGGTTCTTTGCAGGCTGGTGCCCTGACTTCAACTTACACAGCTTCTCAGGGATTGTTGCTGATGATCCCTAATATGTACAAGATCGCTGGTGAGTTGCTTCCTTGCGTATTCCATGTGTCTGCCCGTACACTGGCTTCACACGCTTTGTGTATCTTCGGTGACCATCAGGATGTTATGTCTGCACGTCAGACTGGTTTCGCAATGTTGGCAGAAGGTTCTGTTCAGGAAGTTATGGACTTGGCAGGTGTAGCTCATTTGGCTACTATCAAGTCTCGCGTTCCTTTCGTGAACTTCTTCGACGGTTTCCGTACATCACACGAAATCCAGAAGATCGAAGCGTTGGAAAATGAGGATCTGGCTCCGCTGATCGACCAGAAGGCGTTGGCTGAATTCCGTGCACGTGCATTGAATCCGGAAAAACCGGAAGCTCGCGGTATGGCTGAAAACCCGGATCACTTCTTCCAGCACAGAGAATCTTCAAACAAATACTATGAAGCAGTTCCTGCTATCGTAGAAGAATATATGAACGAAATCTCCAAGCTGACAGGCCGCAAATACGGTTTGTTCGATTATTACGGGGCAGAAGATGCAGAACGCGTAATTATCGCAATGGGTTCTGTAACGGAAGCTGCCCGTGAAGCTATCGACCACCTGACAGCTCAGGGTGAAAAAGTTGGTTTGGTTTCAGTTCACTTGTATCGTCCGTTCTCTGCTAAGCACTTCCTGGCTGCTGTTCCTAAGACTGCAAAACGAATCGCAGTTCTTGACAGAACAAAAGAACCGGGTGCAACAGGCGAACCTTTGTATTTGGATGTAAAAGACTGCTACTACGGAGCAGAAAACGCTCCTGTTATTGTGGGTGGCCGTTACGGTTTGGGTTCTAAGGATACTACTCCTGCTCAGATCCTTGCTGTTTATGAAAACCTGGCATTGCCGATGCCGAAGAACCAGTTCACAATTGGTATCGTAGACGACGTTACATTCACTTCTCTTCCTCAGAAAGAAGAAATCGCTTTGGGTGGCGAAGGTATGTTCGAAGCTAAGTTCTACGGTTTGGGTGCTGACGGTACTGTTGGTGCTAACAAGAACTCTGTAAAGATCATCGGTGACAATACAAATAAATATTGCCAGGCATATTTCTCTTATGACTCTAAGAAGTCTGGTGGTTTCACTTGTTCTCACCTGCGTTTCGGTGACCATCCGATCCGTTCCACTTATTTGGTAAATACTCCGAACTTCGTTGCTTGCCACGTTCAGGCTTACCTGCGTATGTACGATGTAACTCGTGGTCTGCGTGAAAACGGTACATTCCTGCTGAATACCGTATGGAATGGCGAAGAGTTGGCTAAACACCTGCCGAATAAGGTAAAACGTTATTTCGCTCAGAAAAACATTACTGTTTACTACATCAATGCTACTCAGATTGCATTGGAAATCGGTTTGGGTAACCGTACCAATACAATCCTTCAGTCTGCATTCTTCCGTATCACAGGTGTAATTCCTGTTGACCTGGCTATCGAACAGATGAAGAAATTCATCGTGAAGTCTTACGGTAAGAAAGGTGAAGATGTAGTTAATAAGAACTATGCTGCTGTCGATCGTGGTGGCGAATATACTCAGCTTGCTGTCGATCCGTCATGGGCTAACCTGCCGGATGATGAGGTTGTAGCAAACAACGATCCTGCTTTCATCAACGAAGTAGTTCGTCCTATCAATGCTCAGGATGGCGACCTGTTGAAGGTTTCTGCATTCGAAGGTATCGAAGACGGTACATGGCATCAGGGAACAGCTAAATACGAAAAACGCGGTGTAGCTGCTTTTGTTCCTGTTTGGGAACCGGACAACTGTATCCAGTGTAACAAGTGTGCGTATGTTTGTCCTCATGCTTCTATCCGTCCGTTTGTGTTGGATGCTGCTGAACAGGCTGCTGCTCCGTTCTCTAACTCTTTGAAAGCTACAGGAAAGCAATTTGAAGGAATGCAGTTCCGTATCCAGGTTGACGTTCTTGACTGTCTGGGTTGTGGTAACTGTGCCGATGTTTGTCCGGGTAATCCGAAGAAGGGTGGTAAAGCACTTAAGATGGCTGCTTTGGAAACTCAGCTGGCTGAAGCTCCGAACTGGGATTTCTGTGCAGAAAAGGTTTCAAGCAAACAACACCTGGTTGACATCAAAGCTAACGTGAAGAACTCTCAGTTCGCAACTCCGTTGTTTGAGTTCTCCGGTGCTTGCTCCGGTTGTGGTGAAACTCCGTATGTGAAGTTGGTAACTCAGTTGTTCGGTGACCGTGAAATGGTAGCTAATGCAACAGGTTGTTCTTCTATTTATTCAGGTTCTGTTCCTTCAACTCCGTATACAACAAATGATAAAGGACAGGGTCCGGCTTGGGCTAACTCATTGTTCGAAGACTTCTGTGAATTCGGTCTGGGTATGGAACTGGCTAACGAAAAGATGCGTGCTCGTCTGACGAATGCAATGAACGAAATTATTGCTGGTGAAAATGCTCCTGCTGAAGTAAAAGAAGTACTTAAAGCATGGGTTGAAAACCAGAACGATGCGGATAAGACAAAAGAATTGGCTCCTCAGATAATCGCTATTGCTGAAGAAGGTATCACTCACGGCTGTCCGCTTAGCGCACAGATCAAGGAACTTTCTCACTTCCTGGTAAAACGTTCACAGTGGATCATCGGTGGTGACGGTGCTTCTTACGATATCGGTTACGGTGGTCTCGACCATGTAATTGCTTCCGGTAAGAACGTCAACATCCTGGTTCTGGATACTGAAGTTTATTCTAACACAGGCGGTCAGTCTTCTAAAGCTACTCCGGTCGGTGCAATCGCTAAGTTTGCAGCTGCTGGTAAGAGAGTACGTAAGAAAGACCTGGGTCTGATGGCTACAACTTATGGTTATGTATATGTTGCTCAGATCGCAATGGGTGCTGACCAGGCACAGACATTGAAGGCTATCCGCGAAGCTGAAGCTTACGACGGTCCTTCATTGATCATCGCTTATGCTCCTTGTATCAACCACGGTTTGAAGAAGGGTATGGGTAAGAGCCAGCAGGAAGAAGCTGATGCAGTAGCATGCGGTTACTGGCATTTGTGGCGTTACAACCCTGCATTGGAAGCTGAAGGCAAGAATCCGTTCACTTTGGATAGCAAAGAACCGGATTGGAGTAAGTTCCAGGACTTCCTGAAGGGTGAAGTACGTTTCGCATCTCTGACAAAACAGTTCCCGGCTGAAGCTGGCGAATTGTTCCAGGCTGCTGAAGACAACGCTAAGTGGAGACTTAATAACTACAAGCGTCTGGCTAAACAGCAATGGGGTGTTGAGGAATAA
- a CDS encoding branched-chain amino acid aminotransferase gives MENMNWSDLAFGYMKTDYNVRCYYRDGKWGELEVSSSEIINIHMAATCLHYGQESFEGLKAFKGKDGKIRVFRMDENGKRMQASSRGIKMAELPVEMFEEAVRKVVKLNERFVPPYESGAALYIRPLMIGLGAQVGVKPAPEYMFMIFVTPVGPYFKGGFKPSKVCIMREYDRAAPQGTGTIKVGGNYAASLVAGEKAKEKGYAAVLYLDPKEKKYLDECGPANFFGIRGNSYITPQSHSILPSITNKSLQQLAADMGLTVERRPVPVEELATFDEAAECGTAAVIAPISQIDDLDINKSYVIAKDGKPGPVCEKLYHKLRGIQYGDEPDTYGWVTIIE, from the coding sequence ATGGAAAATATGAATTGGTCTGATCTTGCATTCGGTTATATGAAGACAGACTACAATGTACGGTGTTACTATCGCGATGGTAAGTGGGGTGAATTGGAAGTTAGCTCTTCTGAAATTATTAATATCCACATGGCAGCAACCTGCCTCCATTACGGACAGGAGTCGTTTGAAGGTTTGAAAGCATTCAAGGGGAAAGACGGGAAGATCCGTGTATTCCGTATGGATGAAAACGGCAAACGTATGCAAGCTTCCAGCCGTGGCATCAAGATGGCTGAACTTCCTGTAGAAATGTTTGAAGAAGCAGTTCGCAAAGTAGTGAAATTGAACGAACGTTTTGTTCCTCCTTATGAGAGTGGAGCAGCCCTATATATCCGCCCGCTGATGATCGGTCTGGGTGCACAGGTTGGTGTGAAGCCGGCTCCCGAGTATATGTTTATGATATTCGTAACACCGGTAGGACCTTATTTCAAAGGTGGTTTCAAACCGTCGAAGGTTTGTATCATGCGTGAATATGACCGTGCTGCGCCTCAGGGAACAGGTACGATCAAAGTCGGTGGTAACTATGCCGCCAGCCTTGTTGCCGGTGAAAAAGCAAAGGAAAAAGGATATGCAGCCGTTCTTTATCTGGATCCGAAAGAAAAGAAATACTTGGACGAATGTGGTCCGGCAAACTTCTTCGGTATCCGTGGTAATAGCTATATCACTCCGCAGTCTCATTCTATCCTGCCTTCAATCACCAACAAGAGTTTGCAGCAATTAGCTGCAGATATGGGACTGACCGTTGAACGTCGTCCGGTTCCGGTGGAAGAACTCGCAACATTTGATGAAGCAGCGGAATGCGGAACAGCAGCTGTTATCGCTCCGATCTCACAAATCGACGATCTGGACATCAACAAGTCTTATGTAATTGCTAAAGATGGCAAGCCGGGACCTGTTTGTGAAAAATTATATCATAAACTGCGTGGTATCCAGTATGGTGATGAACCTGATACATACGGATGGGTAACGATAATTGAATAA
- a CDS encoding ATP-binding protein encodes MEAFFKTHKYLVEHLHAPVRRGLMDEINWNDRLIGIKGSRGVGKTTFLLDYAREHFGADNKECLYINLNHFYFTERTLVDFASEFRAKGGKVLLIDQVFKYSGWSKELRYCYDNFEDLKIIFSGSSVMRLKEENPDLSGKVVSYNLRGFSFREFLNLMSGNNFPAYTFEEVIEKHQEIARNICSVAKPMAYFQDYLHHGFYPFFLEKRNFSENLLKTMNMMLEVDVLYIKQIEQSYLPKLRKLLYLLAISAPCTPNVSQLSKDIETSRATVMNYIKYLTDARLMNMLYPVGESFPKKPSTVYMYNSNLMYPIRPMEVNIQAVRESFFYNQLLKDNKLNEGIKNAHFLVNEKYNFRIEESMKVKNNPDLYYAIDKVEVGDGNMIPLWLFGFLY; translated from the coding sequence GTGGAAGCATTCTTTAAAACACATAAATACCTTGTAGAACATTTGCATGCACCGGTACGCCGGGGGCTGATGGATGAGATTAACTGGAATGACCGGTTGATCGGTATCAAAGGCTCTCGTGGGGTAGGAAAGACTACTTTTTTACTGGATTATGCTCGCGAACATTTTGGTGCTGATAATAAGGAGTGCCTATACATTAATCTGAATCATTTTTATTTTACGGAACGTACTTTAGTCGATTTTGCTTCTGAGTTCAGGGCGAAAGGAGGGAAAGTTTTGTTGATCGACCAGGTTTTTAAATATTCCGGATGGTCGAAAGAGTTACGTTACTGTTATGATAATTTTGAAGATCTGAAGATTATCTTTTCCGGTTCGTCTGTAATGCGGCTGAAAGAGGAAAATCCGGATCTCTCAGGTAAAGTTGTTTCTTATAATTTACGTGGTTTTTCTTTCCGTGAGTTTCTGAATCTGATGTCGGGAAATAATTTTCCGGCGTATACATTTGAGGAAGTGATCGAAAAGCATCAGGAAATTGCCCGTAATATCTGCTCGGTAGCCAAACCGATGGCTTATTTTCAGGATTACCTGCACCATGGTTTTTATCCTTTTTTCTTGGAGAAACGTAATTTTTCGGAGAATCTGCTAAAGACAATGAATATGATGCTGGAGGTAGATGTCCTTTATATTAAACAAATCGAGCAAAGTTATCTGCCGAAGCTCCGAAAATTATTATATTTGCTGGCGATCAGTGCGCCATGTACGCCAAACGTCAGCCAGTTAAGTAAAGACATAGAAACTTCACGGGCAACTGTGATGAATTACATTAAATATCTGACCGATGCCCGTTTGATGAATATGCTGTATCCGGTAGGCGAATCGTTTCCGAAAAAACCCTCTACCGTATATATGTACAATTCGAATCTGATGTACCCCATCCGTCCGATGGAGGTGAACATACAGGCTGTGCGCGAATCTTTTTTCTATAACCAGCTTTTGAAAGACAATAAACTGAACGAAGGAATTAAGAACGCTCACTTTTTGGTAAATGAAAAGTATAATTTCAGGATAGAGGAGAGTATGAAGGTGAAAAATAATCCCGATTTATACTATGCAATAGACAAGGTTGAAGTAGGAGATGGCAATATGATCCCGCTTTGGCTTTTTGGCTTTTTATACTAA